A stretch of DNA from Pseudomonadota bacterium:
CGTTGCCGCCTGAAGGTAAGTAATGCTCTTCTATGGCACGGGCCACATCGTCTGCTTCACCCTGATAACTTGCGTATATTCTGCCCATAACTCCCTGGAGTTCAGGAAATTCGCCTACCATATGCGTCATGAGATCTGCCTTCATCATCCTCGCTACCCGATCTACCTTTTCTAAATCTCCAAATCCGAGGATTACAGAGAGTGAGTGCGATATATTTATTACCCTGTCTGTTTTCTGTTTTAATGTCCCGATTTTTACATGGAAGACAATTGATGAAAGACGGTCATAAAGACCGTATAAAGGTATTTTCCTGTCCTCTTCAAAAAAGAACCCCGCATCTGCAAGCCGCGCCCGCAAAACCTTTTCATTACCCCTGATAACGTTTTTGTCCTCAACGGGTATTGTATTTGCAAAAAAGATAAAATAGGGCATTAACCTGCTCTGTTCGTCCATAATGGGAATATACCGCTGATGGCTTTTCATCACGTTTATAAGCACTTCTTTCGGAATAGCCAGGAACTTTGCATCAAATTCACCCCGAAGCGGGTACGGATATTCCGTAATATACATGATCTCTTTTATGAGGTCATCGTCTCCTATTGCATGACCATTGGTTTCTTCTTCGATCCTTTTTATTCCCTGAAGAATTGTCCCCATTCTCTCTTCTTCACTTAAAACTATGAAATTTTCCTTCAGTTTTTCCAAATAATCGGCAGGGCGGGCAATCTCAATCCTGCCGGATGACAGGAACCTGTGGCCGTATGTGAAATTTCCGCTTTTTACATCAGCAATGGTAAATACTATCGGTTCTTCATCGAATAATGCGAGTATCCATTGAATGGGCCGTGCAAAATCGAAGTTTTCGTTACCCCAACGCATCTTCTTCTGAAAGGGAATACGAGGGATTATATTGCCGAACAGTCCGGAAAGCACCTCTTTTACCGGCATCCCTTTTTCCACTTTTTCAATTGCGATAAACTCTACATTATCTTTTATCGCTCTCTTTAATTCTTCAACACTGACCCCCTGAGACTTTGCAAAGCCTTGTGCAGCCTTTGTAGGGACACCTGATTCATCAAAGGCCCTTTTCAGGGGCGGGCCATATTTTAAGGTAATACTCTCGTTCTGTTTTTCAGAAACATCCGAGACAAAAGCTGCCATCCTTCTCGGGGTTGCCTGAATCTTTATGTCGCCGAAAGAAATTCGGTAATCGTTGAGGCCATCCTTCAAAAGCGTAAAAAGACCTTCCTTTGCAGGTTCAATAAACCTTGCAGGAATCTCTTCAGTACCAATTTCAAGCAATAGCGTCTTCAATTCAATGACCTTCTTTTATTATTATTCAGCTCACAAGTTACAAGCCTTAATTCCAACCTGAACAATAAAACTATTTTTTTAAAAGCGGAAACCCCATTTCTTCTCTCTTCTTTACATAAAGTTCTGCACACATCTTGGCAAGGTTTCTGACTCTTCCTATATAGTTTGCCCGCTCGGTGACGCTTATGGCGCCCCGTGCGTCGAGCAGGTTGAATATATGTGAGCATTTAAGACAAAAATCGTAGGCAGGAAAAATAAGCCCCCGACCTTTGATAATTCTTTCTCCTTCCCGTTCATAGTTATCAAAAAAACCTTTCAATATATCCGGATCGGATTCTTCGAAGTTAAATATAGAGAACTCTCTTTCCGGATCAAGGAAAACATCACCATAGAGGATGTCCTTATTCCACTTAATGTCAAACACATTATCTATATCCTGGAGATACATGGCTATTCTTTCCGTACCATAAGTGATCTCAACAGTAACAGGGGAAAGGTTGATACCGCCGACCTGCTGAAAATAGGTAAACTGTGTAATCTCCATTCCGTCAAGCCAAACTTCCCATCCAAGTCCCCATGCCCCAAGAGTGGGCGATTCCCAGTCATCTTCGACAAACCGAATATCATGGTTTGATGTATCTATGCCGAAGCTCCTCAGGCTGTCTATATACATGTTCTGAATGTCTTTAGGGGATGGTTTCATGATTACCTGGAACTGGTAATAATGCTGAAGCCTGTTCGGATTCTCGCCGTATCTGCCATCCGTAGGCCTCCGCGAAGGCTGAACATATGCAGTATTCCACGGCTCCGGGCCAAGCGATCTCAGGAAAGTGGCCGGGTGGAATGTGCCGGCACCTACTTCCATATCATACGGCTGTTGGACTATGCATCCCTTGTCAGCCCAGAATTTCTGTAATGCAAATATGAGTTCTTGAAAATACACGTTTAATTCCCGCTTGTTTATAACATAAAATATATATTCATTGCTATTAAATTTAACCTTTGGGTTTGAAAAATGAACATAGGCTATAGCTTTCCGTATAACCTGCAGACAAGTATGTCGCCATTATATAAAAAGAAATAAATGAACTACTCCGGGATATCTTTCGATTGAAAAGATCCCCTCCCCAAATTTGCCCTCTACTTTTTTACGGGGGGGAGTGGGTAGAGGGCGGTGGTTGATACTGGGGAGGGGTATTTTGTTTATATCATGTCACTCCCACTTACCGGAAACAAAATCAGCAGTACAGGAAGAAACTCCGTTTGCACCATTCTTTTGATACCTATGCATCTGCATCAGCAAAGTCAACACTTTTCGGTTCACTTCATTTTAGAATATTTTAAGTTTTGCAGCCCCTTCTCCAAGGCTAAAAGATTTGACCTGTCGTACTGCTTCGATTCCATTCATGGGTTTCAGTCCGTCAAATATCAATGCTAATTATATCAGGTAAATCTTTTTTTGCAACAGAAACTGCCCATTTTCAACTTCCTGCTGCGGTAATAAGAATATGCAGGGACCTATATTTCAGCCGGTCAAGGACTTACAAACAGCATATAATTTTCAACAATTAACATTGTTTCCAACATAACTCCCTGTTTATATTTTTATTACATCATTTCCTCGGGTTGTCTGTCAGGAAAGTTTGAATTTATTGCCAGGAAAGTTTGATAAACTTTAAAGCAAGGTCAGACCGTCCACGGTCTTTTTAACAAGAAATCTAAACCTCATACGTTTCATATATAAAGTAATTTTTTTATCCTATTCATTAAACGGCTTTTTTTCATAACTTGCAATTTCAACAACATCTATTTTTCTTGCAAAGATAAGATAACCGGTATGAGCAACCATCCTGTCAACGGGTCTGACTCTTTCGGCAACAGTTTTGTATCTCCGCAGCATAATTTCCAAAACTTCAATATCCCCAAAACAGTTGCCCAGCTCTTTTAATGCATCTGTTATCTGATTTGCAGTGGGTACAATCATGCCGAGCAACCCGCTGTTTTTTAAAAGCTTGCTTGCCTTGTCAAAGCACATCCATGGTTCTCTGACATCAATAAATACTGCATCAAAACCGCCGTCTTCATATTCCATTACATCACTGCAGTAAAGTTTTGTATTGTCCCATTTGGTAAAATGTTCAATGTTTTTCTTTGCATTTTTATGATGTCTCTCTTCTTTTTCAAATGAGACAACAGAGCCCCCGGGTCCTACAACACAGGAAAATATGAATGTCAAAGCCCCGCTGCCGGTACCAATCTCCAATATTCTTGAGCCATGCATCAACCCCAGTCTGAAGCATATAAAAGATGCATCTTTAGGGAAAACTATCTGGGTCTCTCTTTTTAGACCATACATTACAAAATCTTCCATTGAAGGCTCGTAAATTTCATACTGACCGTATCGTATACCGAAAGGCATACCTGTCAACTCATTAAAATTTATTATGCCTCCTTTTCCATGAAATGATTTATCAATTTGCACTCTTTTCAGGTATCTTTTATCTTTGTATATGATCAAAATTAAATCGTTTTCAGCAATTACTCTCATATCCACCCAATTTCCGGTTATAAGTATTAACTTTATTAAAGGCAACCGTTTTTTTGTTAATCTATAATAAACCGTGTGACTTGTAAATGAATTTACATCAAAAAGCATTTGAAGCAGTTGCATATGTACGCCTTTGGGCAAATTTAACTTTAAAATATCCTGCCCATTTGTTATAAACATTATAGATATAAACATTTTAGATGAAGCAAGGGAGAGGGAGGCAATATGGATAAAGTTGGAATAGTAGGGCTCGGCAACATGGGGGAAGCTATTGCAAAAAATCTTTTAAAAAGCGGCGCTAAAAAAGATTCAATACTTTGTTTTGAGATAAAACCGGAAAGAAGAAGGTTTATAGAGGAGAAATATAAATTAAAATTCACGGGAAGCGCCGAAGAGCTGATAAAAAAAGTCAGATATATAATTTTGTCAATAAAACCACAGGATGCTGACAAACTATTAAATAGCATTACCTCTCTTCTTGATGATAAAAAAATTATCATATCCATCATGGCCGGTATTACCTTATCAAACATATTATCGACCGTAGGTAAACCAATAAAAGCAATCAGGATTATGCCTAATATCTGTGTAAAAGTGGGAGAGGGTGCGATTGGTATTGCGCCAGGGTCTTATGTAAATAAGGAAGAAATTGATGCAGTTAAAGCTCTCATTTTGCCAATGGGCAGGATAATAGAGGTAGGGGAAGAGCTTATGGATGCTGTGACCGCCCTTGGCGGGAGCGGACCTGCTTTTTTCCTGCTTTTTCTTGAATCTATGATTGATGCGGGTGTAAAAATAGGCATTGCGAGGGATAAATCAAAAGCTATATGCAGCCAGGTTGTTAGGGGCACATTAAAGATGCTGGAAGAGGAAGATGTTCATCCTACCTTGATGAAAGAGATGATCACATCTCCTGCCGGCACTACCATTGCCGGACTGGCGATTCTGGAAGAAAGCGCTTTTAAGGGAAATATTATAAAAGCAGTAGAAATATCGGCAAAAAGGGCAAAAGAGCTTTCTCTATGATATTGAATGAATATGCCAGTAAAAGACAGCAGATGGTTGAATCGCAAATAATATCGAGGGGAATAAAGGATATCAGGATCATAGATGCTATGAAAAAGGTTCCGAGACACCTTTTCCTTGATGAAGCGTTGAGGTCTCAGGCATATGAAGATTATCCAGCCCCTATAGGAGAAAAGCAGACAATTTCCCAGCCCTATATTGTAGCCCTGATGACAGAATTGCTTCAATTAAAAGGCAATGAGAAGATTCTTGAAATAGGAACCGGATCAGGCTATCAGACAGCCGTACTTGCCGAACTTGTTGACCAGGTATTTTCAATCGAAAGAATACCGGCATTGGCAAAAAGGGCAAGGAAACTACTTGATGAGTTGAAATACACAAACATAGTAATAACGATAGACGATGGTACACTTGGGTGGAGAGAACACAGCC
This window harbors:
- the glyS gene encoding glycine--tRNA ligase subunit beta; the protein is MKTLLLEIGTEEIPARFIEPAKEGLFTLLKDGLNDYRISFGDIKIQATPRRMAAFVSDVSEKQNESITLKYGPPLKRAFDESGVPTKAAQGFAKSQGVSVEELKRAIKDNVEFIAIEKVEKGMPVKEVLSGLFGNIIPRIPFQKKMRWGNENFDFARPIQWILALFDEEPIVFTIADVKSGNFTYGHRFLSSGRIEIARPADYLEKLKENFIVLSEEERMGTILQGIKRIEEETNGHAIGDDDLIKEIMYITEYPYPLRGEFDAKFLAIPKEVLINVMKSHQRYIPIMDEQSRLMPYFIFFANTIPVEDKNVIRGNEKVLRARLADAGFFFEEDRKIPLYGLYDRLSSIVFHVKIGTLKQKTDRVINISHSLSVILGFGDLEKVDRVARMMKADLMTHMVGEFPELQGVMGRIYASYQGEADDVARAIEEHYLPSGGNGNLPETLLGTIISVADKIDSLTSFFSVSIMPTGNLDPFALRRQSLGIIKILIDKRIHIPLEGLIETAYTCGDVINGRISLHETSTSLIDFIVTRFKFSMIEEGRNQEFVESVLPYAAKDIYDGYARLITLETQKSIEDFKKLMVGFKRAFNITKLITEDNPIDPALFKEAQEQMLFDLYESKKGTFFDLMREKSYNEALSVLVNFKETIDGYFDKVFVMDKDDAIKNNRLALLKKIKDMFLMFGDFSKIHFE
- a CDS encoding glycine--tRNA ligase subunit alpha, giving the protein MYFQELIFALQKFWADKGCIVQQPYDMEVGAGTFHPATFLRSLGPEPWNTAYVQPSRRPTDGRYGENPNRLQHYYQFQVIMKPSPKDIQNMYIDSLRSFGIDTSNHDIRFVEDDWESPTLGAWGLGWEVWLDGMEITQFTYFQQVGGINLSPVTVEITYGTERIAMYLQDIDNVFDIKWNKDILYGDVFLDPEREFSIFNFEESDPDILKGFFDNYEREGERIIKGRGLIFPAYDFCLKCSHIFNLLDARGAISVTERANYIGRVRNLAKMCAELYVKKREEMGFPLLKK
- a CDS encoding methyltransferase domain-containing protein; the protein is MRVIAENDLILIIYKDKRYLKRVQIDKSFHGKGGIINFNELTGMPFGIRYGQYEIYEPSMEDFVMYGLKRETQIVFPKDASFICFRLGLMHGSRILEIGTGSGALTFIFSCVVGPGGSVVSFEKEERHHKNAKKNIEHFTKWDNTKLYCSDVMEYEDGGFDAVFIDVREPWMCFDKASKLLKNSGLLGMIVPTANQITDALKELGNCFGDIEVLEIMLRRYKTVAERVRPVDRMVAHTGYLIFARKIDVVEIASYEKKPFNE
- the proC gene encoding pyrroline-5-carboxylate reductase, whose amino-acid sequence is MDKVGIVGLGNMGEAIAKNLLKSGAKKDSILCFEIKPERRRFIEEKYKLKFTGSAEELIKKVRYIILSIKPQDADKLLNSITSLLDDKKIIISIMAGITLSNILSTVGKPIKAIRIMPNICVKVGEGAIGIAPGSYVNKEEIDAVKALILPMGRIIEVGEELMDAVTALGGSGPAFFLLFLESMIDAGVKIGIARDKSKAICSQVVRGTLKMLEEEDVHPTLMKEMITSPAGTTIAGLAILEESAFKGNIIKAVEISAKRAKELSL
- a CDS encoding protein-L-isoaspartate(D-aspartate) O-methyltransferase, producing MILNEYASKRQQMVESQIISRGIKDIRIIDAMKKVPRHLFLDEALRSQAYEDYPAPIGEKQTISQPYIVALMTELLQLKGNEKILEIGTGSGYQTAVLAELVDQVFSIERIPALAKRARKLLDELKYTNIVITIDDGTLGWREHSPYDGIIVTAAAPYPPSTLLEQLKTGSKLVIPVGEEFVQDLLVYTKDDKGEYNKESYGGCRFVKLIGNQGWKS